Proteins found in one Arthrobacter sp. U41 genomic segment:
- a CDS encoding DUF4229 domain-containing protein: MAFLKYSLIRLALFVPLFALFVYLELGWLLAVLCAGMMAFAISFLFFQKQRDAAAASLHRRFSGKAKPLRSAGEVDDADAEDRLVDEHPDVTVRTDSRPKDL, from the coding sequence GTGGCTTTCCTGAAATACTCCCTGATCCGTCTGGCGCTCTTTGTGCCTTTGTTCGCGCTCTTCGTCTACCTCGAGCTCGGATGGCTGCTGGCCGTCCTGTGCGCGGGAATGATGGCGTTCGCGATTAGCTTCCTCTTTTTCCAGAAACAGCGTGACGCCGCCGCCGCTTCTCTGCACCGCCGGTTCTCGGGCAAGGCCAAGCCGTTGCGCAGCGCCGGGGAAGTGGACGACGCCGACGCCGAAGACCGCCTGGTCGACGAGCACCCGGACGTCACCGTCCGCACGGACAGCCGCCCGAAGGACCTTTAG
- a CDS encoding PLD nuclease N-terminal domain-containing protein, translated as MLLRVVVAVAILVVFVYGLIDLIRTDPRQTKGISKPAWIVVQIVLPVIGAILWFLIGRPRGTTPARATYSHTLAPDDDPDFLRNLELRRRNQAEADRLKKLKDELDAKERKAEGKGTPGTHGSEPGEARGSGDTQGTDEVK; from the coding sequence ATGCTCCTCCGTGTAGTGGTCGCCGTCGCAATACTTGTTGTTTTCGTCTATGGACTTATCGACTTGATCCGCACTGATCCGCGCCAGACCAAGGGCATCTCGAAGCCTGCCTGGATTGTCGTGCAGATTGTTCTCCCGGTGATCGGCGCCATCCTGTGGTTCCTGATCGGCCGGCCGCGCGGCACCACCCCCGCACGTGCTACTTACAGTCACACCCTCGCGCCCGACGACGACCCGGATTTCCTGCGCAACCTCGAACTCCGCCGCCGCAACCAGGCCGAAGCCGACCGGCTCAAGAAGCTCAAGGACGAGCTCGACGCCAAGGAGCGCAAAGCCGAAGGCAAAGGCACCCCGGGCACGCACGGCTCCGAGCCCGGTGAGGCCCGCGGCAGCGGCGACACACAGGGTACCGACGAGGTCAAATAG